TGGTTGCCATACTCAGCGGTATCATGCTGGACTGCACAAGGATCTCATCCCCGCCGTCAATGGGGTCATAGCCCTTGATTTCTCGTTTCTCGTTAATGGTCAGGTCAGTAGAGCTGTCTGCCATCGTCCAAAGCTCTAGCCGCTTCTCAGCAATCGCCGGGATCTTGTCTAGGTCAATGTCAAGCTCTACGCCATCGAACAACGGAGACAGCCATGCATTAAGCTCATCGCGGATATAGTGGACAAGGGGAATAACAGTCTCTTCGTAGAAGGCTAATCGGGCCTCCTTGTAATTGCTGTATGTGCTATCGCCTGGGATGTTCAACAGCAGGGGAGGCACCCCCAGGGCCAAGGATACGTCACGCGCTGCACTGTACTTGGTTTCAATGATGGCAACGTCTACCGGAGACAGACCCATCTGCGTCCACTTCAAGCCACCTTCAAGCAGCATAGGGCGGCCAGCGTTCTGACTGCCGGAATACTTCTCGTCAATCTCAGCCTTCAGTCGGTTGAATTGATCGTCTGTTAGCTGACCCTCGGCAAGCTCCATAGCACCAGAGGGAGCCGCGC
Above is a genomic segment from Candidatus Obscuribacterales bacterium containing:
- a CDS encoding phage portal protein; the encoded protein is GLSDIRHLKAFNPLDDWYGMSPLMAGAYAVDQHNESMQWMQSLLQNGAAPSGAMELAEGQLTDDQFNRLKAEIDEKYSGSQNAGRPMLLEGGLKWTQMGLSPVDVAIIETKYSAARDVSLALGVPPLLLNIPGDSTYSNYKEARLAFYEETVIPLVHYIRDELNAWLSPLFDGVELDIDLDKIPAIAEKRLELWTMADSSTDLTINEKREIKGYDPIDGGDEILVQSSMIPLSMATTPLDLGMSEPMDDNPLAPGEERSQLTALDLKSLAYAPKTS